One stretch of Saccharopolyspora erythraea DNA includes these proteins:
- a CDS encoding SDR family NAD(P)-dependent oxidoreductase, with protein MNTAASGCAVVTGAASGIGAAVLRCFAEAGHPVLGVDVDDSGRRLADELAAAGAEAEWITGDVAAEETWQRVAERTPRMHVLVSNAYAVAVKPVHETTPEEWRRQLAVNLDAAYLGFRACLPALRKGGGSVVLVSSVHAHAGIPGHAAYAASKGALLSLTGQLAVDYGPGIRVNCVLPGPIATAAWDRVDAEGRERSAASTVLGRLGDPAEVAAAVHFLASAQASYITGSSLLVDGGWTVRKDSA; from the coding sequence ATGAACACCGCCGCGTCCGGATGCGCGGTCGTCACGGGTGCCGCGTCCGGTATCGGCGCGGCCGTCCTGCGGTGCTTCGCCGAGGCGGGACATCCGGTGCTGGGCGTGGATGTCGACGACTCCGGACGGCGGCTGGCCGATGAGCTGGCCGCCGCCGGTGCCGAAGCCGAGTGGATCACCGGCGACGTGGCTGCCGAGGAGACGTGGCAGCGGGTGGCCGAACGGACTCCGCGCATGCACGTCTTGGTCAGCAACGCCTACGCGGTCGCGGTGAAGCCGGTGCACGAGACGACTCCTGAGGAGTGGCGTCGCCAGCTCGCGGTGAACCTCGACGCCGCGTACCTGGGTTTCCGGGCGTGCCTGCCCGCCCTGCGGAAAGGCGGCGGCAGCGTCGTGCTGGTGTCGTCGGTGCACGCGCACGCCGGCATCCCCGGACATGCGGCGTACGCGGCGAGTAAGGGCGCGCTGCTATCGCTGACCGGTCAGCTCGCCGTCGACTACGGGCCCGGGATTCGGGTCAACTGCGTCCTGCCGGGTCCGATCGCGACCGCCGCGTGGGACCGGGTCGACGCCGAGGGGCGCGAGCGGAGCGCGGCGAGCACCGTCCTGGGCAGGCTCGGCGACCCGGCCGAGGTCGCCGCCGCCGTGCACTTCCTGGCCTCCGCGCAGGCGTCCTACATCACCGGGAGCAGCCTGCTGGTCGACGGCGGCTGGACGGTTCGCAAGGACTCAGCCTGA
- a CDS encoding nuclear transport factor 2 family protein, whose translation MTTRTAETDRLSAALEDFYAAEAAYLAAGGPGGADFSGVARHLDPDVILHQDPGLPYSGTWRGHDGLERFMATMSRTWERFDIGEQDYWFGDSTVVVLSRIRARARATGTELEFPILQHIRFRDRRLAEVRPFYWDTSAIARACSG comes from the coding sequence ATGACCACACGAACCGCCGAGACCGACCGGCTTTCCGCCGCTCTGGAGGACTTCTACGCGGCCGAGGCCGCCTACCTCGCCGCCGGCGGCCCCGGCGGGGCCGACTTCTCCGGAGTAGCCCGGCACCTCGACCCGGACGTGATCCTGCACCAGGACCCGGGCCTGCCGTACTCGGGGACCTGGCGCGGCCACGACGGCCTGGAGCGCTTCATGGCCACCATGAGCCGGACGTGGGAGCGCTTCGACATCGGCGAGCAGGACTACTGGTTCGGCGACTCGACCGTGGTCGTGCTCAGCCGGATCCGGGCACGCGCCAGGGCCACGGGCACCGAGCTGGAGTTCCCCATCCTCCAGCACATCCGGTTCCGCGACCGCAGGCTCGCCGAGGTGCGCCCGTTCTACTGGGACACCTCGGCGATCGCGAGGGCGTGCTCAGGCTGA
- a CDS encoding GNAT family N-acetyltransferase produces MGISPAVGGQRRITATPVDDPVSAVVLRTYIDELASRYYGRQATAEEIDRALAEDPSDDLRPPHGAFLVAWDGDSSVGCVGVRLLSAEVAEIKRMYVAPRVRGRGWGGRLLGAAEEHARSIGASLLRLDTRADLVEARGLYAKHGFAEIPAYARRKYADHWFEKRIAAEHV; encoded by the coding sequence ATGGGCATCTCCCCCGCAGTCGGCGGGCAACGCCGCATCACCGCCACCCCGGTCGACGATCCGGTCTCGGCGGTCGTGCTGCGCACCTACATCGACGAGCTGGCCAGCCGGTACTACGGGCGGCAGGCCACAGCCGAGGAGATCGACCGCGCCCTGGCCGAGGACCCCAGCGACGACCTGCGCCCGCCGCACGGGGCGTTCCTGGTCGCGTGGGACGGCGACTCATCGGTCGGCTGCGTCGGCGTCCGGCTGCTGTCGGCGGAGGTCGCCGAGATCAAGCGCATGTACGTCGCCCCGCGGGTGCGCGGCCGGGGCTGGGGCGGGCGGCTGCTGGGTGCGGCCGAGGAGCACGCCCGGTCGATCGGGGCGTCACTGCTCCGGCTCGACACCCGCGCCGACCTCGTCGAGGCACGCGGGCTCTACGCCAAGCACGGCTTCGCCGAGATCCCCGCATACGCGCGGCGCAAGTACGCCGACCACTGGTTCGAGAAGCGGATCGCGGCGGAGCACGTCTGA
- a CDS encoding class I SAM-dependent methyltransferase produces the protein MSRGFDELVAEGAAASVDGWDFSWLEGRATEQRPSWGYQRMMGERMAAARAALDVQTGGGEVLAGVPELPPLAVATESWPPNIAEATRLLHPRGVVVVADADEPPLPFADEAFDLVVSRHPVTTWWPEIARVLRPGGTYFSQQVGPASVFELVEHFLGPQPPEVRRKRHPEGARAEAEAAGLEVVDLRSESLCTEFFDIGAVVYFLRKVIWMVPGFTVDQYRPQLRSLHERIEAEGSFAAATTRFLIECRK, from the coding sequence ATGTCACGTGGTTTCGACGAGCTGGTCGCCGAGGGCGCCGCCGCCTCCGTCGACGGCTGGGACTTCTCCTGGCTGGAGGGGCGTGCCACCGAGCAGCGGCCCTCGTGGGGATACCAGCGCATGATGGGCGAGCGGATGGCCGCCGCCCGTGCGGCGCTCGACGTGCAGACCGGCGGCGGGGAGGTCCTGGCCGGGGTGCCGGAGCTGCCGCCGCTGGCGGTGGCCACCGAGTCGTGGCCGCCCAACATCGCCGAGGCGACCCGGCTGCTGCACCCGCGCGGCGTGGTGGTCGTCGCCGACGCGGACGAGCCTCCGCTGCCGTTCGCCGACGAGGCGTTCGACCTGGTCGTCAGCAGGCATCCGGTGACCACGTGGTGGCCCGAGATCGCCCGCGTGCTGCGGCCCGGCGGCACCTACTTCTCCCAGCAGGTCGGTCCCGCCAGCGTCTTCGAGCTCGTTGAGCACTTCCTGGGGCCGCAACCGCCGGAGGTGCGGCGCAAGCGGCATCCCGAGGGCGCCAGGGCGGAGGCGGAGGCCGCGGGCCTGGAGGTCGTCGACCTGCGCTCGGAGTCCCTGTGCACCGAGTTCTTCGACATCGGGGCGGTGGTCTACTTCTTGCGGAAGGTGATCTGGATGGTCCCGGGCTTCACGGTCGACCAGTACCGCCCGCAGCTGCGGTCCCTGCACGAACGCATCGAGGCCGAGGGCTCCTTCGCCGCCGCCACGACGCGCTTCCTGATCGAGTGCAGGAAGTGA